A genome region from Glycine max cultivar Williams 82 chromosome 5, Glycine_max_v4.0, whole genome shotgun sequence includes the following:
- the LOC100798872 gene encoding uncharacterized protein: MEFQRSDSSSSPPTPNNADPKKNTCSDPMHSWWESVSKARSRIHALAAILPSSSSDSLSSLADSDRPALSLLSSPAAYSAVSSSLSGSHFDPLCHWLYDTFLSSDPHLRLVVLSFVPLLAGLYLSRIHSPEPPSLAGFEAVLLALYAAETKSRNGKPLVVTIPDLSHPSIYHAPLRKPQTLTLITPPSVGLISPPLEPQLGVKSTKRASIVGVALHSFFSQISHMPAWSKLHFCQFAAAWAGGASHCPCRNELDRDGEIVGEINDFANTFEIRDDTEGKGERIPLPWEILQPSLRILGHCLLGPLNSQDVKDAASFAVRCLYARASHDLVPQAILATRSLIQLDVRTREAAKTNAATNSNANTPTKAKKPEILLVSK, translated from the coding sequence atgGAGTTTCAACGCAGCGATTCATCATCGTCCCCGCCCACACCCAACAACGCCGATCCGAAGAAAAACACTTGTTCTGACCCAATGCATTCATGGTGGGAATCAGTCTCAAAAGCCCGTTCCCGAATCCACGCCCTCGCCGCCATCctcccctcctcctcctccgaCTCTCTCTCCTCTTTAGCGGACTCCGACCGCCCCGCTTTGTCGTTACTTTCCTCCCCCGCCGCCTACTCCGCCGTCTCCTCCTCCCTCTCCGGTTCCCACTTTGATCCCCTCTGCCACTGGCTCTACGACACCTTCCTCTCCTCTGACCCCCACCTCCGCCTGGTAGTCCTCTCCTTCGTCCCCCTCCTCGCCGGCCTCTACCTCTCCCGCATCCACTCCCCGGAGCCACCGTCCCTCGCGGGATTCGAAGCCGTCCTCCTCGCCCTCTACGCCGCCGAGACCAAATCCCGCAACGGCAAACCGCTTGTGGTCACAATCCCCGACCTCTCCCACCCCTCCATCTACCACGCGCCCCTCCGCAAACCCCAAACCCTAACCCTCATCACACCACCCTCGGTTGGACTCATTTCTCCCCCTTTAGAACCCCAGCTCGGCGTCAAATCCACCAAGCGCGCCTCCATCGTCGGCGTCGCGCTCCACTCCTTCTTCTCCCAGATCTCCCACATGCCCGCCTGGTCCAAGCTTCACTTCTGCCAATTCGCCGCCGCCTGGGCCGGCGGCGCCTCCCACTGCCCCTGCCGCAACGAGCTCGACCGCGATGGCGAAATCGTTGGCGAAATCAACGATTTCGCCAACACGTTCGAGATTCGTGATGATACGGAAGGGAAAGGGGAGAGGATTCCCTTGCCGTGGGAGATTCTGCAGCCTTCGCTCAGAATCCTGGGGCACTGTCTATTGGGACCGTTGAACTCTCAGGATGTGAAGGACGCCGCTTCCTTCGCGGTGCGGTGCTTGTACGCCCGCGCTTCGCACGATTTGGTGCCGCAGGCGATACTCGCGACGAGGAGTCTCATTCAGCTTGATGTGAGGACTCGAGAGGCTGCCAAGACGAATGCCGCCACTAACTCGAACGCCAACACCCCCACCAAGGCCAAGAAGCCGGAGATTCTTCTGGTTTCCAAGTGA